The following proteins are co-located in the Helicobacter pylori genome:
- a CDS encoding type IV secretion system protein, whose protein sequence is MREKPFNSEQLIYLEELLSHQEKHLENKLSGFSVNDLDMQSVFRLERNRLKIAYKLLGLMSFIALVLAIVLISILPLQKTEHHFVDFLNQDKHYAIIQRADKSISSNEALARSLIGAYVLNRESINRIDDKSRYELVRLQSSSKVWQRFEDLIKTQNSIYAQSHLEREVHIVNIAIYQQDNNPIASVSIVAKLMNENKLVYEKRYKIVLSYLFDTPDFDYASMPKNPTGFKITRYSITEIAPTNRGD, encoded by the coding sequence ATGAGAGAAAAGCCTTTCAACAGCGAGCAATTGATCTATTTAGAAGAGCTTTTAAGCCACCAAGAAAAGCATTTAGAAAACAAGCTTTCTGGTTTTTCGGTGAATGATTTGGACATGCAAAGCGTGTTTCGGTTGGAAAGGAACCGCTTGAAAATCGCTTACAAGCTCTTAGGCTTGATGAGTTTTATCGCTCTTGTTTTAGCGATCGTGTTAATCAGCATTCTACCCTTACAAAAAACCGAACACCATTTCGTGGATTTTTTAAACCAGGACAAGCATTACGCCATTATCCAAAGAGCGGATAAAAGCATTTCCAGTAATGAAGCGTTGGCTCGTTCGCTCATTGGGGCGTATGTGTTAAACCGAGAGAGCATTAACCGCATTGATGATAAATCGCGCTATGAATTGGTGCGCTTGCAAAGCAGTTCTAAAGTGTGGCAACGCTTTGAAGATTTGATTAAAACGCAAAACAGCATTTATGCGCAAAGCCATTTAGAAAGAGAAGTCCATATCGTCAATATTGCGATCTATCAGCAAGACAATAACCCCATTGCGAGCGTTTCCATTGTGGCTAAACTAATGAATGAAAACAAGCTCGTGTATGAAAAGCGTTATAAAATCGTATTGAGCTATTTGTTTGACACCCCGGATTTTGATTACGCTTCCATGCCTAAAAACCCTACCGGCTTTAAAATCACTCGCTACAGCATCACTGAAATCGCGCCGACTAACAGGGGCGATTGA
- a CDS encoding GDP-L-fucose synthase family protein, giving the protein MNEIILITGAYGMVGQNTALYFKKNKPDVTLLTPKKSELYLLDKDNVQAYLKEYKPTGIIHCAGRVGGIVANMNDLSTYMVENLLMGLYLFSSALDLGVKKAINLASSCAYPKYAPNPLKESDLLNGSLEPTNEGYALAKLSVMKYCEYVSAEKGVFYKTLVPCNLYGEFDKFEEKIAHMIPGLIARMHTAKLKNEKNFAMWGDGTARREYLNAKDLARFIALAYESIAQIPNVMNVGSGVDYSIEEYYEMVAHVLDYKGVFVKDLSKPVGMQQKLMDISKQKALKWELEIPLEQGIKEAYEYYLKLLEV; this is encoded by the coding sequence ATGAATGAGATTATTTTAATCACCGGTGCCTATGGCATGGTGGGGCAGAACACGGCGTTGTATTTTAAAAAAAATAAGCCTGATGTTACTTTACTCACCCCTAAAAAGAGCGAATTGTATTTGTTGGATAAGGACAATGTTCAAGCTTATTTGAAAGAATACAAGCCTACAGGCATTATCCATTGCGCTGGGAGAGTGGGGGGCATTGTCGCTAACATGAACGATCTTTCAACTTACATGGTTGAGAATTTACTCATGGGCTTGTATCTTTTTTCTAGCGCTTTAGATTTGGGCGTGAAAAAAGCCATTAATCTGGCGAGCTCTTGTGCTTATCCTAAATACGCCCCTAACCCCTTAAAAGAGAGCGATCTATTGAACGGCTCTTTAGAGCCAACGAATGAAGGCTACGCTTTAGCCAAACTCTCTGTGATGAAGTATTGCGAATATGTGAGCGCTGAAAAAGGCGTTTTTTATAAAACCCTAGTGCCTTGCAACCTTTATGGCGAGTTTGACAAATTTGAAGAAAAAATAGCGCACATGATACCAGGGCTTATTGCTAGGATGCACACCGCTAAATTAAAAAATGAAAAAAATTTTGCGATGTGGGGCGATGGCACGGCCAGAAGAGAGTATCTAAACGCTAAAGATTTAGCCAGATTCATCGCTCTCGCTTATGAGAGTATCGCTCAAATCCCTAACGTGATGAATGTCGGCTCTGGCGTGGATTACAGCATTGAAGAGTATTATGAAATGGTCGCTCATGTTTTAGACTATAAGGGCGTGTTTGTTAAAGACTTATCCAAACCAGTGGGCATGCAGCAAAAGCTTATGGATATTTCCAAACAAAAGGCTTTAAAATGGGAATTAGAAATCCCTTTAGAGCAGGGCATCAAAGAAGCTTATGAGTATTATTTGAAGCTTTTAGAGGTCTAA
- the gmd gene encoding GDP-mannose 4,6-dehydratase, with amino-acid sequence MKEKIALITGVTGQDGSYLAEYLLNLGYEVHGLKRRSSSINTSRIDHLYEDLHSEHKRRFFLHYGDMTDSSNLIHLIATTKPTEIYNLAAQSHVKVSFETPEYTANADGIGTLRILEAMRILGLENKTRFYQASTSELYGEVLETPQNENTPFNPRSPYAVAKMYAFYITKNYREAYNLFAVNGILFNHESRVRGETFVTRKITRAASAIAYNLTDCLYLGNLDAKRDWGHAKDYVKMMHLMLQAPTPQDYVIATGKTTSVRDFVKMSFEFIGIGLEFQNTGIKEIGLIKSVDEKRANALKLNLSHLKTGQIVVRIDERYFRPTEVDLLLGDPTKAEKELGWVREYDLKELIKDMLEYDLKECQKNLYLQDGGYILRNFYE; translated from the coding sequence ATGAAAGAAAAAATCGCTTTAATCACCGGGGTTACCGGACAAGACGGGAGCTATCTGGCTGAATACTTGCTGAATTTGGGTTATGAAGTGCATGGGCTAAAAAGGCGCTCTTCTAGCATCAACACTTCTAGGATCGATCATTTGTATGAAGATTTGCACAGCGAACACAAGAGGCGTTTTTTCTTGCATTATGGGGATATGACCGATAGCTCTAACCTCATCCATTTAATCGCTACCACTAAGCCTACAGAGATTTATAATTTAGCCGCTCAAAGCCATGTGAAAGTCTCTTTTGAAACCCCAGAATACACCGCTAACGCTGATGGTATTGGCACGCTAAGGATTTTAGAGGCCATGCGGATTTTAGGCTTAGAAAATAAAACACGATTTTATCAAGCCAGCACGAGCGAATTGTATGGTGAAGTCTTAGAAACCCCACAAAATGAAAACACCCCCTTTAACCCACGAAGCCCCTATGCGGTCGCTAAAATGTATGCCTTTTACATTACCAAAAATTACAGAGAGGCCTATAACTTGTTTGCGGTTAATGGCATTCTTTTTAACCATGAAAGTAGGGTAAGGGGTGAAACTTTTGTCACTCGTAAAATCACACGAGCCGCTAGCGCGATAGCGTATAACTTAACAGATTGCTTGTATTTAGGGAATTTAGACGCTAAAAGAGATTGGGGGCATGCCAAAGATTATGTGAAAATGATGCATTTAATGCTCCAAGCACCCACCCCACAAGATTATGTGATCGCTACAGGGAAGACCACAAGCGTGCGCGATTTTGTGAAAATGAGCTTTGAATTTATCGGTATTGGTTTAGAATTTCAAAATACAGGGATTAAAGAAATCGGTTTGATTAAAAGCGTTGATGAAAAAAGAGCGAACGCTTTAAAATTAAACTTAAGCCATTTAAAAACAGGCCAAATCGTGGTGCGCATAGACGAGCGTTATTTCAGGCCTACTGAAGTGGATTTGCTCTTAGGCGATCCCACTAAGGCTGAGAAAGAGCTAGGCTGGGTTAGGGAATACGATTTAAAAGAGTTAATTAAGGACATGTTAGAATACGATTTAAAAGAATGCCAGAAAAACCTTTACTTGCAAGATGGGGGCTATATTTTAAGGAATTTTTATGAATGA
- a CDS encoding DNA type IV secretion system protein ComB10, whose translation MNKWLKGVLVFVGGFATITTISLVYHQKPKAPLNNQPSLLNDDEVKYPLQDYTFTQNPQPTNTESSKDATIKALQEQLKAALKALNSKEMNYSKEETFTSPLIDPKTTPPKKDFSLKQLDLLASRITPFKQSPKNYEENLIFPMDNPKGIDGFTNLKEKDIATNENKLLRTITADKMIPAFLITPISSQIAGKVIAQVESDIFAHMGKAVLIPKGSKVIGYYSNNNKMGEYRLDIVWSRIITPHGINIMLTNAKGADIKGYNGLVGELIERNFQRYGVPLLLSTLTNGLLIGITSALNNRGNKEEVTNFFGDYLLLQLMRQSGMGINQVVNQILRDKSKIAPIVVIREGSRVFISPNTDIFFPIPRENEVIAEFLK comes from the coding sequence ATGAATAAGTGGCTTAAGGGGGTGCTTGTTTTTGTGGGGGGTTTTGCAACGATTACAACAATTTCTTTAGTCTATCATCAAAAGCCAAAAGCCCCCTTAAATAACCAACCTAGCCTTTTAAATGACGATGAGGTGAAATACCCCTTACAAGACTACACTTTCACTCAAAACCCACAGCCAACCAACACGGAAAGCTCCAAAGACGCTACTATTAAAGCCTTACAAGAACAGCTCAAAGCCGCTTTAAAAGCCCTAAACTCCAAAGAAATGAATTATTCTAAAGAAGAAACTTTTACCAGCCCTCTCATAGATCCAAAAACAACCCCCCCTAAAAAAGACTTTTCTCTAAAGCAATTAGATTTACTAGCCTCTCGCATCACCCCTTTCAAACAAAGCCCTAAAAATTACGAAGAAAACCTGATTTTCCCCATGGATAACCCTAAAGGCATTGATGGTTTCACTAACCTTAAAGAAAAAGACATTGCCACCAATGAAAACAAGCTTTTACGCACCATTACAGCCGACAAAATGATACCCGCCTTTTTGATCACGCCCATTTCTAGCCAGATCGCTGGTAAAGTCATCGCGCAAGTGGAGAGCGATATTTTCGCTCACATGGGCAAAGCCGTTTTAATCCCCAAAGGCTCTAAGGTCATAGGCTATTACAGCAACAATAACAAAATGGGCGAATACCGCTTGGATATTGTATGGAGTCGCATCATCACTCCCCATGGGATTAATATCATGCTCACTAACGCTAAAGGGGCGGACATTAAAGGTTATAACGGCTTGGTGGGGGAATTGATTGAAAGGAATTTCCAACGCTATGGCGTGCCGTTACTGCTTTCTACGCTCACTAACGGCCTATTGATTGGGATCACTTCAGCTTTAAACAACAGAGGCAATAAAGAAGAGGTAACTAATTTCTTTGGGGATTATCTTTTATTGCAATTGATGAGGCAAAGCGGTATGGGGATCAATCAAGTGGTCAATCAAATTTTAAGAGACAAGAGCAAAATCGCCCCCATTGTGGTGATTAGAGAGGGAAGCAGGGTATTCATTTCGCCTAATACCGATATATTTTTTCCTATACCCAGAGAGAATGAAGTCATCGCTGAGTTTTTGAAGTGA
- the hypF gene encoding carbamoyltransferase HypF, whose amino-acid sequence MNQITLFGVVQGVGMRPFVYTLAQKLELVGFVRNTQAALEVILPAHKTGPFLNALKKGLPPLALVEKIIISPYDKALNFNDFRILESKNHPLNLLSQIPKDLGVCKDCLREIRDKNSPYFHYAFNSCAKCGARYSLLNALPYDRENSALKPFKLCKFCASVYKDTHNKRFHIQGISCKKCGIALNYKQLKNDDALLECAKDIQKGKIIALKGLGGFALLCDARNFQTIERLRLLKNRPLKPFALMFKDLKSAKQHAFLNTLECESLNSTSTPILLARKKPDTQLAPNIAKNSPFYGVILPYTPLHALLLDLLDFPIVFTSANFSSLPLASDEKEIDSLHFIFDFKLTHNRAIIHRIDDSIVQRVDNVIRPMRLARGFAPLYLTLPKRSNQAQKKILALGAEQKGHFSLLDSGTSVLLLSPFCGDLSVLENEKHFKETLNFFLKTYDFKPTLLACDKHKNYTTTQMAFEFNTPLLQVQHHHAHFLASVLDALLQDPHLNHPFIGIIWDGSGAYENKVYGAECFVGDFERIEEIARFEEFWLLGGQKAIKEPKRLVLEIALKHQLNKLLKRVQKHFKEDELEIFQQMHDKKIQSVATNSIGRLFDIVAFSLDLVGTISFEAESGQVLENLALQSDEIAFYPFEIKNSVVCLKEFYQAFEKDLGVLEPKRIAKKFFNSLVEIITALIVPFKEHVVVCSGGVFCNQLLCEQLAQRFKKLQREYFFHNHFPPNDSSIPVGQALMAYFNPTIIKKG is encoded by the coding sequence TTGAATCAAATCACGCTTTTTGGCGTGGTTCAAGGCGTGGGCATGCGCCCTTTTGTTTATACCCTGGCTCAAAAATTAGAGCTTGTAGGCTTTGTGCGTAACACCCAAGCGGCTTTAGAAGTCATCTTACCCGCTCACAAAACAGGGCCTTTTTTAAACGCCCTAAAAAAGGGATTGCCCCCTTTAGCGTTAGTGGAAAAAATCATTATTAGCCCCTATGATAAGGCGTTAAATTTTAATGATTTTAGGATCTTAGAAAGCAAGAACCACCCCTTAAATCTGCTCAGTCAAATCCCTAAAGATTTAGGCGTGTGCAAGGATTGCTTGCGTGAAATCAGAGATAAAAACTCCCCCTATTTTCATTACGCTTTCAATTCTTGCGCGAAATGCGGGGCGAGATACAGCCTTTTAAACGCCTTACCCTATGACAGAGAAAACTCCGCCCTAAAACCTTTCAAGCTCTGCAAATTTTGCGCATCCGTTTATAAAGACACTCATAACAAGCGATTCCACATTCAAGGCATAAGCTGCAAAAAGTGCGGTATCGCGCTCAATTATAAACAACTAAAGAATGATGACGCTCTCTTAGAATGCGCTAAAGACATTCAAAAGGGTAAAATCATCGCTCTTAAAGGTTTGGGAGGCTTTGCTCTCTTGTGCGATGCGAGAAATTTTCAAACCATAGAAAGATTACGGCTTTTAAAAAACCGCCCCTTAAAGCCTTTCGCGCTCATGTTTAAAGACTTAAAATCAGCCAAACAGCATGCGTTTTTGAACACATTAGAATGCGAGAGCTTGAATTCTACAAGCACCCCCATTCTTTTGGCGCGTAAAAAACCTGACACCCAATTAGCCCCCAATATCGCTAAAAACTCCCCCTTTTATGGCGTTATCTTGCCCTATACCCCTTTGCATGCTTTATTACTGGATTTATTGGATTTCCCTATTGTATTTACGAGCGCGAATTTCAGCTCCCTCCCTTTAGCGAGCGATGAAAAAGAAATCGATTCGCTTCATTTTATTTTTGATTTTAAGCTCACGCACAATCGCGCTATCATCCACAGGATTGATGATAGCATTGTGCAGCGCGTGGATAATGTAATTCGCCCCATGCGTTTGGCTAGAGGGTTTGCCCCCCTTTACCTCACTTTGCCTAAACGCTCTAATCAAGCACAAAAAAAGATTTTAGCGCTTGGAGCGGAGCAAAAAGGGCATTTTAGTTTATTGGATAGCGGAACTTCTGTTCTTTTACTCTCGCCTTTTTGCGGGGATTTGAGCGTTTTAGAAAATGAAAAACACTTTAAAGAAACCCTGAATTTTTTCTTAAAAACCTATGATTTCAAGCCCACGCTCTTAGCTTGCGATAAGCATAAAAACTACACCACCACTCAAATGGCTTTTGAATTTAATACGCCCTTATTGCAAGTCCAGCACCACCATGCCCACTTTTTAGCGAGCGTCTTAGACGCATTATTACAAGATCCGCATTTAAACCACCCCTTTATAGGCATCATCTGGGATGGGAGTGGGGCTTATGAAAATAAGGTTTATGGGGCGGAGTGTTTTGTGGGGGATTTTGAACGCATTGAAGAAATTGCCAGGTTTGAAGAATTTTGGCTTTTAGGGGGGCAAAAAGCGATCAAAGAGCCTAAACGCTTGGTTTTAGAAATCGCTTTAAAACACCAACTCAACAAACTTTTAAAGCGCGTTCAAAAGCATTTTAAAGAAGACGAATTAGAAATTTTCCAACAAATGCATGACAAAAAAATTCAAAGCGTCGCTACCAATTCCATAGGGCGTTTGTTTGATATAGTAGCGTTTAGTTTGGATTTAGTGGGAACGATTAGTTTTGAAGCCGAGAGCGGGCAGGTTTTAGAAAATCTGGCCCTACAAAGCGATGAAATTGCCTTTTACCCTTTTGAAATCAAAAACAGCGTGGTGTGTTTGAAAGAGTTTTATCAAGCGTTTGAAAAGGATTTGGGCGTTTTAGAACCCAAACGCATCGCTAAGAAATTTTTTAACAGCTTAGTAGAAATCATTACCGCTTTGATTGTGCCTTTTAAAGAACATGTCGTGGTGTGTAGTGGGGGCGTGTTTTGCAACCAATTGTTGTGCGAACAATTAGCCCAACGATTCAAAAAGCTTCAAAGGGAGTATTTTTTCCACAATCATTTCCCCCCTAATGACAGCAGTATCCCTGTCGGTCAAGCCTTAATGGCGTATTTCAACCCTACAATCATCAAAAAAGGATAA
- a CDS encoding TrbG/VirB9 family P-type conjugative transfer protein, translated as MRKVLYALMGFLLAFSVLKADDFLEEANETAPAHLNHPMQDLNAIQGSFFDKNRSKMSNTLNIDYFQGQTYKIRLRYAMATLLFFSKPISDFVLGDKVGFDAKILESNDRILLIKPLQIGVDSNISVIDSEGKIFSFYVFSTTFTSSKHPNLQVFIEDKNYYSNAFLKPQKENKENMAENAPKDAPTNNKPLKEEKEETKEKEEETITIGDNTNAMKIVKKDIQKGYKALKSSQRKWYCLWACSKKSKLSLMPKEIFNDKQFTYFKFDKRLALSKFPVIYKVVDGYDNPVNTRIVGDYIIAEDVSTKWTLRLGKDYLCIRFVKKAKDE; from the coding sequence ATGCGTAAGGTTTTATACGCTCTCATGGGTTTTTTGTTGGCTTTTAGCGTTTTAAAAGCCGATGATTTTTTAGAAGAAGCGAACGAAACAGCCCCGGCGCATTTAAACCACCCCATGCAGGATTTAAACGCCATTCAAGGGAGCTTTTTTGACAAAAACCGCTCCAAAATGTCCAACACTTTAAACATTGATTACTTTCAGGGGCAAACTTATAAAATCCGCTTGCGTTATGCGATGGCGACCTTATTGTTTTTTTCAAAACCCATTAGCGATTTTGTTTTAGGGGATAAGGTGGGTTTTGATGCGAAAATATTAGAAAGTAACGATCGCATTTTACTCATCAAACCCTTACAAATTGGCGTGGATTCCAATATCAGCGTGATAGATAGTGAGGGTAAGATTTTTTCTTTCTATGTGTTTTCTACCACTTTCACCAGCTCCAAACACCCTAATTTGCAGGTTTTCATAGAAGATAAAAATTATTATTCCAACGCTTTTTTGAAGCCCCAAAAAGAAAATAAAGAAAATATGGCTGAAAATGCCCCTAAAGATGCACCCACAAACAACAAACCCTTAAAAGAGGAAAAAGAAGAAACCAAAGAAAAAGAAGAAGAGACTATAACTATTGGCGATAACACTAATGCGATGAAAATCGTTAAAAAAGACATTCAAAAAGGCTATAAGGCTTTAAAAAGCTCTCAAAGGAAATGGTATTGTTTATGGGCTTGTTCTAAAAAATCCAAACTCTCTTTGATGCCTAAAGAAATTTTTAACGACAAGCAATTCACTTATTTCAAATTTGATAAAAGATTAGCGCTCTCTAAATTCCCGGTGATTTATAAAGTCGTTGATGGCTATGATAACCCGGTGAATACAAGGATTGTAGGCGATTACATTATCGCTGAAGACGTTTCTACTAAATGGACTTTAAGGCTGGGTAAGGACTATTTGTGTATCCGTTTTGTCAAAAAGGCTAAAGATGAATAA
- a CDS encoding mannose-1-phosphate guanylyltransferase/mannose-6-phosphate isomerase has product MKIKNILLSGGSGKRLWPLSRSLYPKQFLKLFDHKSLFELSFKRNASLVDETLIVCNEKHYFLALDEIKNEIQNKSVGFLLESLSKNTANAISLSALMSDKEDLLIVTPSDHLIKDLQAYENAIKKAIGLAQKGFLVTFGVSIDKPNTEFGYIESPNALDVKRFIEKPSLEKAIEFQKSGGFYFNSGMFVFQAGVFLDELKKHAPAILKGCERAFESLERAYFFEKKIARLSEKSMQDLEDVSVDIALMQQSHKIKMVGLNAKWSDLGNFNALFEEAANGTKENVSLNQTPVFAKESANNLVFSHKVSALLGVENLAVIDTKDALLIAHKDKAKDLKALVSEIEINNQELLQTHTKVYRPWGSYEVLHESGCYKVKILEVKPNARLSLQKHFHRSEHWVVISGMASVELDHQSFELQANESTYIPKNTLHRLANYGKIPLTIIEVQVGEYVGEDDIVRVDDDFNRQNQNA; this is encoded by the coding sequence ATGAAAATTAAAAATATCTTACTGAGTGGGGGGAGCGGCAAACGCTTGTGGCCTTTAAGCCGTAGCCTATACCCTAAGCAATTTTTAAAGCTTTTTGACCATAAAAGCTTGTTTGAATTGAGTTTTAAAAGAAACGCTTCCTTAGTAGATGAAACGCTCATTGTGTGCAATGAAAAGCATTATTTTTTAGCCCTAGACGAGATAAAGAATGAAATCCAAAACAAAAGCGTGGGTTTTTTATTAGAGAGCTTGAGTAAAAACACCGCTAACGCCATTAGTTTGAGTGCTTTAATGAGCGATAAAGAAGATTTGCTCATCGTTACGCCAAGCGATCATTTGATTAAAGACCTTCAAGCGTATGAGAATGCGATAAAAAAAGCAATTGGTTTAGCCCAAAAAGGTTTTTTAGTCACTTTTGGGGTGAGTATTGACAAGCCCAACACGGAGTTTGGGTATATTGAAAGCCCTAACGCTCTAGATGTCAAGCGATTCATTGAAAAGCCAAGCTTAGAAAAAGCGATAGAGTTTCAAAAAAGCGGAGGGTTTTATTTCAATAGCGGCATGTTTGTTTTCCAAGCGGGCGTTTTTTTAGACGAATTGAAAAAGCATGCCCCTGCTATTTTAAAGGGGTGCGAAAGAGCGTTTGAATCTTTGGAGAGGGCGTATTTTTTTGAAAAAAAGATCGCTCGCTTGAGCGAAAAGAGCATGCAAGATTTAGAAGATGTGAGCGTGGATATTGCTTTAATGCAACAAAGCCACAAAATCAAAATGGTAGGATTAAATGCCAAGTGGAGCGATTTAGGGAATTTTAACGCTCTTTTTGAAGAAGCGGCTAACGGCACTAAAGAAAATGTCAGCCTGAATCAAACGCCTGTTTTTGCCAAAGAGAGTGCAAACAATTTAGTGTTTTCTCATAAAGTGAGCGCTCTTTTAGGCGTTGAGAATTTAGCAGTTATTGACACTAAAGACGCTCTTTTAATCGCTCATAAAGATAAGGCTAAAGATTTAAAGGCTTTAGTGAGCGAGATAGAAATAAATAACCAGGAATTATTACAAACGCACACTAAAGTGTATCGCCCTTGGGGGAGTTATGAAGTCTTGCATGAGAGCGGTTGTTACAAGGTTAAGATTTTAGAAGTCAAACCAAACGCTAGGCTTTCTTTACAAAAGCATTTCCATAGGAGCGAACACTGGGTGGTGATTAGCGGGATGGCGAGCGTAGAGTTGGATCACCAATCGTTTGAATTGCAAGCTAATGAGTCCACTTATATCCCTAAAAACACCCTACACCGCCTGGCTAATTACGGCAAAATCCCTTTAACCATCATAGAAGTTCAAGTGGGCGAGTATGTCGGCGAAGACGATATTGTAAGGGTTGATGATGATTTTAACAGACAGAATCAAAACGCCTAG
- the hypE gene encoding hydrogenase expression/formation protein HypE — translation MDSVTLACGNGGKETNALIERVFMPYLKEFIVAFDEDAPTFEASGEYCVSTDSFVITPLIFNGGDIGKLCVCGSANDVSVQGGEPLYLNMGFILEEGLEIPLLKQILQSIQKELFKANLKLLSLDTKVVPKGSVDKLFINTTCIGKIIKPGISSRHLQQGQAIILSDTIANHGASLFAMRNEIKLKTNLESDCQLLYPLLKPLFLSDLKIDALRDATRGGLASVLNEWANSSRVKIVIEEEKIPLKEETKGICEILGLEPYALANEGVFVLALNQKDAPKALEILKSNEKAKNACVIGGVFENPYPSVVLKNAWGFERILEMPEGELLPRIC, via the coding sequence ATGGATAGCGTAACTCTAGCATGCGGGAACGGAGGGAAAGAAACAAACGCTTTAATTGAGCGAGTCTTTATGCCCTATTTAAAAGAATTTATCGTTGCGTTTGATGAAGACGCCCCTACATTTGAAGCTAGTGGAGAATATTGCGTGAGCACGGATAGTTTTGTCATCACGCCTTTAATTTTTAATGGGGGCGATATAGGCAAGCTTTGCGTTTGCGGGAGCGCGAATGACGTGAGCGTGCAAGGGGGCGAACCTTTGTATTTGAATATGGGTTTTATTTTAGAAGAAGGCTTAGAAATCCCTCTTTTAAAGCAAATTTTACAATCCATACAAAAAGAATTGTTTAAAGCCAACCTAAAACTCCTCTCCCTAGACACTAAAGTCGTGCCAAAGGGGAGCGTGGATAAGCTTTTTATCAATACAACCTGTATTGGTAAAATCATCAAGCCAGGGATTTCTTCGCGCCACTTACAACAAGGGCAAGCCATTATCCTAAGCGACACTATCGCCAATCATGGGGCAAGCCTGTTTGCGATGCGTAATGAAATCAAGCTTAAAACGAATCTAGAAAGCGATTGCCAACTGCTCTACCCTTTATTAAAACCCTTATTTTTAAGCGATCTCAAAATTGATGCTTTAAGAGATGCGACTAGGGGTGGGTTAGCGAGCGTGCTGAACGAATGGGCGAACAGCTCCAGAGTGAAAATCGTTATAGAAGAAGAAAAAATCCCCTTAAAAGAAGAAACGAAAGGGATTTGTGAGATTTTAGGGCTAGAACCCTATGCACTGGCCAATGAGGGGGTGTTTGTTTTAGCGCTCAATCAAAAAGATGCCCCTAAAGCCTTAGAAATTTTAAAAAGTAATGAAAAAGCTAAAAACGCTTGCGTGATTGGCGGAGTGTTTGAAAACCCTTATCCTAGCGTGGTTTTAAAGAACGCATGGGGTTTTGAAAGGATTTTAGAGATGCCAGAGGGCGAATTATTGCCTAGGATTTGTTAA
- a CDS encoding P-type conjugative transfer protein TrbL has protein sequence MKNDAYEIILSWFITPLTAILGRFAEFFLYTLHAQLVFNSVVALAFMLFAYRSLKEQNLFSASTLTEALLFVGFFALFNYALKNPSRFYELFQNAIFIAPNMITQSLSQSLSNFSNHVLSLEFIFNHGFYALSFISDLSHNEMSVWLFLSILQALFLSVLFAIIILVYLEVHVWCSLGALFLAFGFFKTWRSVVIICLKKCFALGFYKPFLLLVGFLNVSVTKALINAHMQEKQDLSLLLVVALFLCCVFIIGVPFFINALFRVQNSLKETYKLATNLSANLSQNALNSLQYITTSPAPSPISTSTSGSVSKEKETHSPTFKVETTQLDVKIPNFKQKKVKKDTINTKNEI, from the coding sequence ATGAAAAATGACGCTTATGAGATTATCCTTTCTTGGTTTATCACGCCTCTCACGGCGATTTTAGGGCGTTTCGCTGAATTTTTTCTCTACACTTTGCATGCGCAATTGGTGTTTAATAGCGTGGTCGCTTTGGCGTTCATGCTCTTTGCTTATAGGAGTTTGAAAGAACAGAATCTCTTCAGCGCTAGCACGCTAACAGAAGCGTTATTGTTTGTGGGGTTTTTTGCGCTTTTTAACTACGCTTTGAAAAACCCTTCGCGCTTTTATGAATTGTTTCAAAACGCTATTTTTATTGCACCTAACATGATCACTCAAAGCCTTTCTCAAAGCTTGAGTAACTTTTCTAACCATGTGCTTTCTTTAGAATTTATCTTTAATCATGGTTTTTATGCCCTTAGTTTTATTAGCGATTTGAGCCATAATGAAATGTCTGTGTGGCTTTTTTTAAGCATCTTGCAAGCGCTTTTTTTGAGCGTTTTGTTTGCGATCATCATTTTAGTGTATTTGGAAGTGCATGTGTGGTGCTCTTTAGGGGCACTGTTTTTAGCGTTTGGGTTTTTCAAAACCTGGAGGAGCGTTGTAATTATATGCCTAAAAAAATGCTTCGCTCTTGGGTTTTACAAGCCTTTTTTGTTGTTGGTGGGGTTTTTGAATGTGTCGGTTACTAAGGCGTTAATAAACGCTCATATGCAAGAAAAACAAGACTTAAGCCTTTTATTGGTGGTAGCGTTATTTTTGTGTTGCGTTTTTATCATAGGCGTGCCTTTTTTCATCAACGCTTTGTTTAGGGTGCAAAACAGCCTTAAAGAAACTTACAAACTCGCCACCAATTTGAGCGCTAACCTCAGCCAAAACGCTCTCAATTCCTTACAATATATCACGACCTCGCCCGCTCCCTCTCCTATTTCTACTTCTACAAGCGGTAGCGTTTCTAAAGAAAAAGAAACGCATTCCCCCACATTTAAGGTAGAAACCACTCAATTAGATGTAAAAATTCCAAATTTCAAGCAAAAAAAGGTTAAAAAGGATACAATAAATACAAAAAATGAAATTTAA